A single genomic interval of Salvelinus namaycush isolate Seneca chromosome 41, SaNama_1.0, whole genome shotgun sequence harbors:
- the LOC120033930 gene encoding noggin-3-like has translation MDQSQHFVAMYLLMLSLGLIIEEGLCQHYYLLRPIPSDSLPLVELKEDPDPVFNPKERDLNETELKSVLGDFDSRLMSITPPQDKYTGNDELDDLDIQQKPSGVMPNEIKAMDFDVQFDKKHKPNKKLKRRLQQWLWSFSFCPVIYTWNDLGNRFWPRYVRVGNCQSKRSCSVPEGMFCKPANSTHFTILRWRCIQKKGGLKCTWIPVQYPMITECKCACSN, from the coding sequence ATGGATCAATCACAGCATTTTGTAGCAATGTACTTGCTGATGTTGTCCCTCGGACTTATAATAGAAGAAGGGCTATGCCAGCATTATTACCTCCTCCGTCCTATCCCGAGTGACAGTTTGCCACTTGTGGAATTAAAAGAGGACCCAGATCCTGTCTTTAACCCAAAAGAGAGGGACCTCAATGAAACCGAACTGAAAAGTGTATTGGGGGACTTTGATAGTCGCTTGATGTCTATTACACCACCacaggataaatacactggcaacGATGAGCTTGACGATTTGGACATTCAACAGAAGCCCAGTGGAGTGATGCCGAATGAAATCAAAGCAATGGATTTTGACGTACAGTTTGACAAGAAGCACAAACCCAATAAAAAACTTAAACGGAGGCTGCAGCAGTGGCTGTGGTCATTCTCGTTCTGTCCCGTCATTTATACATGGAACGACCTCGGCAACAGATTTTGGCCACGTTATGTGAGAGTGGGAAACTGTCAAAGCAAAAGATCATGTTCGGTTCCAGAGGGGATGTTCTGCAAACCAGCAAACTCGACCCATTTTACGATATTGAGATGGCGATGTATACAGAAGAAAGGGGGCCTCAAATGTACTTGGATACCAGTTCAATACCCCATGATAACCGAATGCAAATGCGCCTGCTCGAACTGA